A stretch of the Streptomyces sp. NBC_01428 genome encodes the following:
- the yidC gene encoding membrane protein insertase YidC — MDTIASLFSFITTPVSWVIVQFHSVYGQIFGPDTGWAWGLSIVSLVILIRICLIPLFVKQIKATRAMQTLQPEMKKIQERYKNDKQRQSEEMMKLYKESGTNPLSSCLPILAQSPFFFALYHVLNGIATGKTIGVIDDQLLASARQAHIFGAPLAAKFTDSADKVAALGATITDVRVVTAIMIVLMSGSQFYTQRQLMTKNVDTTVKTPFMQQQKMLMYVFPVMFAVFGINFPVGVLVYWLTTNVWTMGQQMYVIRNNPTPGSKAQAAYLERLQKHVTSHGKTRRRSEKAIVKAIVSKGRDRNEFERKFINSLTKAGLVAQPDGVVTKGDAATVIEAEDGTTTTAPAAPKRQQPKRQSKSQRQSAVTAGGAKPADESEPKTSLSKSDEPQDTKPSAAKPATGTRSKAQSGQRKGPQRPKSPSKK; from the coding sequence GTGGACACGATTGCCAGTCTTTTCAGCTTCATCACGACACCCGTTTCCTGGGTCATCGTCCAGTTCCACTCCGTGTACGGGCAGATCTTCGGCCCCGACACGGGCTGGGCCTGGGGCTTGTCCATCGTGTCCCTGGTGATTTTGATCCGTATCTGCCTGATCCCGCTCTTCGTGAAGCAGATCAAGGCCACTCGGGCCATGCAGACGCTGCAGCCCGAGATGAAGAAGATCCAGGAGCGCTACAAGAACGACAAGCAGCGCCAGTCCGAAGAGATGATGAAGCTGTACAAGGAGTCGGGTACCAACCCGCTCTCCTCGTGCCTTCCCATCCTGGCCCAGTCGCCGTTCTTCTTCGCCCTGTACCACGTGCTCAACGGCATCGCGACGGGCAAGACGATCGGCGTCATCGACGATCAGCTGCTCGCCAGCGCTCGTCAGGCCCACATCTTCGGTGCCCCGCTCGCCGCGAAGTTCACGGACAGCGCCGACAAGGTCGCTGCGCTCGGTGCCACGATCACGGATGTCCGAGTCGTCACCGCGATCATGATCGTGCTGATGTCGGGTTCGCAGTTCTACACCCAGCGTCAGCTGATGACGAAGAACGTCGACACCACGGTGAAGACGCCCTTCATGCAGCAGCAGAAGATGCTGATGTACGTCTTCCCGGTCATGTTCGCCGTCTTCGGCATCAACTTCCCGGTCGGTGTCCTCGTCTACTGGCTGACCACCAACGTGTGGACCATGGGCCAGCAGATGTACGTCATCCGCAACAACCCGACCCCGGGCTCGAAGGCTCAGGCCGCCTACCTGGAGCGCCTGCAGAAGCACGTCACCAGCCACGGCAAGACGCGCCGGCGCAGCGAGAAGGCCATCGTCAAGGCCATCGTCTCCAAGGGCCGCGACCGCAACGAGTTCGAGCGCAAGTTCATCAACAGCCTCACCAAGGCGGGTCTCGTGGCCCAGCCCGACGGGGTCGTGACGAAGGGCGACGCCGCGACGGTCATCGAGGCCGAGGACGGCACCACGACGACTGCTCCGGCCGCTCCCAAGCGTCAGCAGCCGAAGCGGCAGTCCAAGTCGCAGCGCCAGTCGGCCGTGACCGCAGGCGGGGCCAAGCCTGCGGACGAGTCCGAGCCGAAGACCTCGTTGAGCAAGTCCGACGAGCCACAGGACACCAAGCCCTCCGCGGCCAAGCCCGCCACCGGTACCCGCAGCAAGGCCCAGTCCGGACAGCGCAAGGGCCCACAGCGGCCCAAGTCCCCGTCCAAGAAGTAA
- the rnpA gene encoding ribonuclease P protein component codes for MLPTEHRLRRREDFATAVRRGRRAGRPLLVVHLRSGAPDPHAPGESAPPTRAGFVVSKAVGGAVVRNKVKRRLRHLMRDRVALLPPGSLVVVRALPGAGDADHEQLARDLDAAIERLLGGGAR; via the coding sequence GTGCTGCCTACCGAGCATCGGCTGAGGCGGCGCGAGGACTTCGCGACCGCGGTACGTCGAGGACGCCGGGCCGGACGCCCGCTCCTCGTCGTCCACCTTCGTAGCGGTGCACCGGACCCGCACGCGCCTGGGGAGAGCGCTCCCCCGACGCGTGCGGGTTTCGTCGTGAGCAAAGCCGTGGGCGGAGCGGTCGTACGCAACAAGGTGAAGCGCAGGCTTCGCCATCTGATGCGTGACCGAGTCGCCCTGCTGCCCCCCGGTAGCCTGGTAGTCGTACGAGCGCTGCCCGGTGCGGGTGACGCCGACCATGAACAGCTGGCCCGAGACCTGGACGCCGCCATCGAGCGGCTACTGGGAGGGGGCGCGCGATGA
- a CDS encoding ParA family protein yields the protein MGGSVHCEPEVEESESLRSDANIAGPMTDPVPGPRTESMGEDVSRETPPPMDDTPIGRAAQLAVEALGRAGEGLPRPEQTRVMVVANQKGGVGKTTTTVNLAASLALHGGRVLVIDLDPQGNASTALGIDHHAEVPSIYDVLIDSKPLSEVVQAVPDVEGLFCAPATIDLAGAEIELVSLVARESRLERAILAYEQPLDYILIDCPPSLGLLTVNALVAGAEVLIPIQCEYYALEGLGQLLRNVDLVRGHLNPNLHVSTILLTMYDGRTRLASQVADEVRSHFGEEVLRTSIPRSVRISEAPSYGQTVLTYDPGSSGALSYLEAAREIALRGAGVSYDAQHAHAGAQNDRNTAEGIQ from the coding sequence ATGGGAGGCTCTGTTCATTGCGAGCCTGAAGTCGAGGAGAGTGAATCCTTGCGGTCCGACGCCAACATCGCGGGACCGATGACCGATCCGGTCCCCGGTCCCCGTACCGAGTCGATGGGGGAGGATGTTTCACGTGAAACACCGCCCCCTATGGACGACACTCCCATCGGTCGTGCTGCCCAACTGGCTGTGGAGGCGCTAGGTCGCGCCGGTGAGGGCCTGCCACGGCCCGAGCAGACCCGAGTCATGGTGGTCGCCAACCAGAAGGGTGGGGTGGGTAAGACCACGACCACGGTAAACCTTGCCGCCTCCCTGGCCCTGCACGGTGGCCGTGTCCTGGTGATCGACCTCGACCCGCAGGGCAATGCCTCCACCGCGCTGGGCATCGACCACCACGCCGAGGTCCCGTCGATCTACGACGTGCTGATCGACAGCAAGCCGCTCTCCGAAGTCGTTCAGGCGGTCCCTGATGTCGAGGGTCTCTTCTGTGCTCCCGCGACGATCGATCTCGCCGGTGCGGAGATCGAGCTGGTGTCGCTGGTGGCCCGCGAGAGCCGACTCGAGCGAGCGATCCTGGCGTACGAGCAGCCGCTGGACTACATCCTCATCGACTGCCCGCCGTCGCTCGGTCTGCTGACAGTCAACGCGCTCGTCGCCGGCGCCGAGGTCCTCATCCCCATCCAGTGCGAGTACTACGCACTGGAAGGTCTGGGACAGCTTCTGCGCAACGTCGACCTGGTGCGCGGGCATCTCAACCCCAACCTCCACGTCTCGACGATTCTGCTCACCATGTACGACGGCCGGACGCGTCTGGCGTCCCAGGTCGCGGACGAGGTGCGCAGCCACTTCGGCGAAGAGGTGCTGCGGACGAGCATCCCGCGCTCGGTGCGCATCTCCGAGGCTCCGAGCTACGGGCAGACGGTCCTGACCTACGATCCGGGTTCGAGCGGTGCTCTCTCGTACCTGGAGGCGGCCCGAGAGATCGCTCTCCGCGGAGCCGGAGTGTCGTACGACGCACAACATGCCCACGCGGGCGCACAGAACGATCGGAACACGGCGGAGGGGATCCAGTGA
- a CDS encoding Jag family protein translates to MTEGTTSAAAEGDTLTRLEQEGEIAADYLEGLLDIADLDGDIDMDVEADRAAVSIISDSGGRDLQKLVGRDGEVLEALQELTRLAVHRETGDRSRLMLDIAGFRAQKREELSELGAKAAAEVKSSGEPVKMDPMTPFERKVVHDAVKAAGLRSESEGEEPQRFVVVLPA, encoded by the coding sequence GTGACGGAAGGCACCACCTCCGCCGCCGCTGAGGGCGACACCCTGACCCGCCTGGAGCAGGAAGGCGAGATCGCGGCGGACTACCTCGAAGGTCTGCTCGACATCGCCGACCTCGACGGCGACATCGACATGGACGTCGAGGCCGACCGCGCCGCTGTCTCGATCATCAGCGACTCGGGCGGCCGCGACCTGCAGAAGCTGGTCGGCCGCGACGGCGAGGTGCTGGAAGCACTCCAGGAGCTCACGCGCCTGGCCGTGCACCGGGAGACCGGGGACCGCAGCAGGCTGATGCTCGACATCGCCGGCTTCCGCGCCCAGAAGCGTGAGGAGCTCTCCGAGCTGGGGGCCAAGGCCGCCGCCGAGGTCAAGAGCTCCGGTGAGCCGGTCAAGATGGACCCGATGACCCCCTTCGAGCGCAAGGTCGTGCACGACGCGGTCAAGGCTGCGGGCCTGCGCAGCGAGTCCGAGGGCGAGGAGCCGCAGCGCTTCGTCGTCGTGCTCCCCGCCTGA
- the rsmG gene encoding 16S rRNA (guanine(527)-N(7))-methyltransferase RsmG yields the protein MTEAAELPPAPEQAREVFGDRFADAVRYAELLAEAGVQRGLIGPREVPRLWERHLLNCAVLSEVVPEGVTVCDVGSGAGLPGIPLALVREDLKITLLEPLLRRTTFLTEVVELLGLGHVTVVRGRAEEVMGTLQPVHVVTARAVAPLDRLAGWGIPLLRPYGEMLALKGDTAEEELKAASTALSKLGAVETSVLHVGEGVVDPLSTVVRVEVGESPGGVRFAAKRAKAARTGRTRRRR from the coding sequence GTGACGGAGGCAGCGGAGCTTCCCCCCGCGCCCGAGCAGGCGCGCGAGGTATTCGGCGATCGCTTCGCGGACGCGGTCCGGTACGCGGAACTGCTGGCCGAGGCGGGAGTGCAGCGCGGGCTGATCGGCCCTCGTGAGGTGCCCCGACTGTGGGAGCGGCACCTGCTGAACTGCGCGGTGCTCTCCGAGGTCGTGCCCGAGGGCGTGACCGTGTGCGATGTCGGCTCCGGTGCCGGACTCCCCGGTATCCCGCTGGCACTCGTCCGTGAGGACCTCAAGATCACGCTGCTCGAGCCGCTGCTGCGCCGGACCACCTTCCTCACGGAGGTCGTGGAGCTCCTCGGCCTCGGCCATGTGACCGTCGTGCGCGGCCGCGCCGAGGAGGTCATGGGCACACTTCAGCCGGTGCACGTGGTGACGGCCCGGGCGGTCGCCCCGCTCGACCGCCTCGCCGGCTGGGGCATCCCGCTGCTGCGCCCGTACGGCGAGATGCTCGCCCTCAAGGGGGACACCGCCGAGGAGGAGCTGAAGGCCGCCTCCACGGCGCTCAGCAAGCTCGGTGCGGTGGAGACCTCCGTTCTGCATGTGGGTGAGGGGGTCGTGGACCCGTTGTCCACCGTCGTACGCGTCGAGGTGGGTGAGAGCCCCGGTGGTGTGCGTTTCGCGGCCAAGCGGGCCAAGGCGGCCAGGACGGGCCGAACGCGTCGTCGCCGCTGA
- a CDS encoding ParB/RepB/Spo0J family partition protein, giving the protein MSERRRGLGRGLGALIPAAPTGERVGGSASGASTTPASGPVLTAERGVAAAKVTTLAPVSHETEEPSASGATDELQAPVGVHFAELPLDFITPNPRQPREVFDEDALSELVTSIKEVGLLQPVVVRQVGPSRFELIMGERRFRACREAGLEAIPAIVRATDDEKLLLDALLENLHRAQLNPLEEAAAYDQLLKDFNCTHDQLADRIGRSRPQVSNTLRLLKLSPSVQRRVAAGVLSAGHARALLSVDDSEEQDRLAHRIVAEGLSVRAVEEIVTLMGSRPQSAQRTKGPRAGGRVSPALSELATRLSDRFETRVKVDLGQKKGKITVEFASMEDLERILGSFAPGEGPVLQKSLLDDGSDDAEA; this is encoded by the coding sequence GTGAGCGAGCGACGAAGGGGGCTGGGACGGGGTCTTGGTGCGTTGATCCCCGCGGCTCCTACAGGTGAGCGTGTAGGCGGTTCGGCGAGCGGGGCGTCCACGACGCCTGCTTCCGGTCCCGTCCTCACCGCGGAGCGTGGGGTGGCGGCGGCCAAGGTGACGACGCTGGCGCCTGTTTCACATGAAACCGAGGAGCCGTCTGCGAGCGGGGCGACGGATGAGCTGCAGGCGCCGGTCGGTGTTCACTTCGCCGAGCTGCCCCTGGACTTCATCACCCCCAACCCGCGTCAGCCGCGTGAGGTCTTCGACGAGGACGCCCTGTCCGAACTCGTCACCTCCATCAAGGAGGTCGGACTCCTCCAGCCTGTCGTCGTCCGGCAGGTCGGTCCGTCGCGCTTCGAGCTCATCATGGGTGAGCGGCGCTTCCGGGCCTGTCGCGAGGCGGGACTCGAGGCCATCCCCGCGATCGTCCGCGCCACGGACGACGAGAAGCTCCTCCTGGACGCACTGCTCGAGAACCTCCACCGTGCCCAGCTGAACCCGCTGGAAGAGGCAGCCGCCTACGACCAGTTGCTCAAGGACTTCAACTGCACGCACGACCAGCTGGCCGACCGGATCGGACGTTCGCGTCCGCAGGTCTCCAACACGCTGCGTCTCCTGAAGCTCTCGCCGTCCGTTCAGCGTCGCGTCGCCGCCGGGGTGCTCTCCGCCGGTCACGCACGCGCGCTGCTCTCTGTCGACGACTCGGAGGAGCAGGACCGCCTGGCGCACCGCATCGTGGCCGAGGGACTCTCGGTGCGAGCCGTGGAGGAGATCGTCACCCTCATGGGGTCGCGTCCGCAGTCGGCTCAGCGAACCAAGGGTCCGCGGGCCGGCGGTCGGGTCTCTCCTGCGCTGAGCGAGCTGGCGACGCGTCTGTCGGACCGCTTCGAGACGCGGGTGAAGGTCGACCTGGGGCAGAAGAAGGGCAAGATCACCGTCGAGTTTGCTTCGATGGAAGACCTTGAGCGCATCCTCGGCTCCTTCGCTCCCGGCGAGGGCCCAGTCCTTCAGAAGAGCCTTCTGGACGACGGCTCCGACGACGCGGAAGCCTGA
- the rpmH gene encoding 50S ribosomal protein L34 has translation MSKRTFQPNNRRRAKTHGFRLRMRTRAGRAILANRRGKGRASLSA, from the coding sequence GTGAGCAAGCGCACCTTCCAGCCGAACAACCGTCGTCGCGCCAAGACCCACGGCTTCCGCCTGCGGATGCGCACCCGTGCCGGCCGCGCGATTCTCGCGAACCGCCGTGGCAAGGGTCGCGCCAGCCTGTCCGCCTGA
- the yidD gene encoding membrane protein insertion efficiency factor YidD has product MKYPLLALIKIYQWTISPLLGPVCKYYPSCSHYGYTAIDRHGAIKGTALTAWRILRCNPWSLGGVDHVPQRKRPRWHELLRNAWRARKGGNSAAEPATGETTAPSPAAETPSHAQGA; this is encoded by the coding sequence ATGAAGTACCCACTGCTTGCTCTGATCAAGATCTATCAGTGGACGATCAGCCCGTTGCTCGGGCCGGTCTGCAAGTACTACCCGTCGTGCTCCCACTACGGCTACACAGCCATCGACCGGCACGGTGCGATCAAGGGCACGGCACTGACCGCCTGGCGCATCCTCCGGTGCAATCCGTGGTCGCTGGGCGGTGTGGACCATGTTCCGCAACGCAAGCGTCCGCGGTGGCACGAATTGCTGCGTAACGCCTGGCGTGCACGCAAGGGCGGGAACTCCGCCGCCGAACCGGCCACCGGGGAGACCACTGCCCCGAGCCCGGCCGCCGAGACCCCGTCCCATGCTCAAGGAGCCTGA
- the dnaA gene encoding chromosomal replication initiator protein DnaA, giving the protein MADVPADLAAVWPRVLEQLLGEGRGQGVEVKDEHWIKRCQPLALVADTALLAVPNEFAKGVLEGRLAPIVSETLSRECGRPIRIAITVDDSAGEPPPTPAAPRYEESEHSAGQGRDAYESQGREERGPYDNGQAREERGPYEGGPVRDDRKSYEGQRDDRGAYDGQSRDDRGGYEGGQDRDDRSPYEPQGREERNPYEPQRRDGYEGYGRHRADDHRGGRSEPLPGAPGDQLPTARPAYPDYQRPTPGAWPRHSQDDYGWQQQRLGFPDRDPYASPQQDYRPQSMDRSPYEQQRQDYDQARSDYDQRPDRRDLQDPSGNGQVRRGGPSSGAPGPKAAQPAPASGPGEPTARLNPKYLFDTFVIGASNRFAHAAAVAVAEAPAKAYNPLFIYGESGLGKTHLLHAIGHYARSLYPGTRVRYVSSEEFTNEFINSIRDGKGDSFRKRYREMDILLVDDIQFLADKESTQEEFFHTFNTLHNANKQIVLSSDRPPKQLVTLEDRLRNRFEWGLITDVQPPELETRIAILRKKAVQEQLNAPPEVLEFIASRISRNIRELEGALIRVTAFASLNRQPVDLGLTEIVLKDLIPGGEDSAPEITATAIMAATADYFGLTVDDLCGSSRSRVLVTARQIAMYLCRELTDLSLPKIGAQFGGRDHTTVMHADRKIRALMAERRSIYNQVTELTNRIKNG; this is encoded by the coding sequence GTGGCTGACGTACCTGCCGATCTTGCCGCAGTGTGGCCACGAGTACTGGAACAACTCCTCGGTGAGGGCCGCGGGCAGGGCGTCGAGGTCAAGGACGAGCACTGGATCAAGCGCTGCCAGCCCTTGGCGCTGGTCGCGGACACCGCTCTGCTCGCAGTCCCGAACGAGTTTGCGAAGGGCGTCCTGGAAGGCCGCCTCGCGCCGATCGTCAGCGAGACGCTGAGCCGTGAGTGCGGCCGCCCGATCCGGATCGCGATCACCGTCGACGACTCGGCCGGCGAGCCGCCCCCCACTCCTGCCGCGCCTCGCTACGAGGAGTCGGAGCACTCCGCCGGACAGGGCCGCGACGCGTACGAGAGCCAGGGACGCGAAGAGCGCGGCCCGTACGACAACGGTCAGGCACGGGAGGAACGCGGCCCCTACGAGGGCGGCCCCGTTCGCGACGACCGGAAGTCCTACGAGGGACAGCGCGACGATCGCGGCGCCTACGACGGCCAGAGCCGTGACGACCGCGGCGGTTACGAGGGCGGCCAGGACCGCGACGACCGCAGCCCGTACGAGCCGCAGGGACGCGAGGAGCGCAACCCGTACGAGCCCCAGCGCCGCGACGGATACGAGGGCTACGGCCGCCACCGCGCCGACGACCACCGCGGCGGCCGCTCCGAGCCGCTGCCCGGAGCTCCCGGCGACCAGTTGCCGACCGCGCGTCCCGCGTACCCGGACTACCAGCGCCCCACGCCGGGTGCCTGGCCGCGCCACTCCCAGGACGACTACGGCTGGCAGCAGCAGCGCCTCGGATTCCCGGACCGCGACCCGTACGCCTCGCCCCAGCAGGACTACCGGCCGCAGTCGATGGACCGCTCGCCCTACGAGCAGCAGCGCCAGGACTACGACCAGGCGCGCTCGGACTACGACCAGCGCCCGGACCGCCGCGACCTCCAGGACCCCTCCGGCAACGGACAGGTGCGCAGGGGCGGGCCTTCGAGCGGTGCTCCCGGACCGAAGGCGGCGCAGCCGGCGCCGGCGTCGGGTCCGGGCGAGCCCACCGCACGACTGAACCCGAAGTACCTCTTCGACACGTTCGTCATCGGCGCCTCGAACCGCTTCGCGCACGCCGCCGCGGTGGCCGTCGCCGAGGCGCCGGCGAAGGCGTACAACCCCCTCTTCATCTATGGGGAGTCGGGTCTCGGCAAGACGCACCTGCTGCACGCGATCGGGCACTACGCGCGCAGCCTCTACCCGGGCACGCGGGTGCGGTACGTGAGCTCGGAGGAGTTCACCAACGAGTTCATCAACTCCATCCGCGACGGCAAGGGCGACAGCTTCCGCAAGCGGTACCGGGAGATGGACATCCTGCTCGTCGACGACATCCAGTTCCTCGCGGACAAGGAGTCGACACAGGAGGAGTTCTTCCACACCTTCAACACGCTCCACAACGCGAACAAGCAGATCGTGCTCTCCAGCGACCGGCCGCCCAAGCAGCTGGTCACGCTGGAGGACCGCCTGCGGAACCGCTTCGAGTGGGGTCTGATCACGGACGTCCAGCCGCCCGAGCTGGAGACCCGGATCGCCATCCTCCGCAAGAAGGCGGTGCAGGAGCAGCTCAACGCCCCGCCGGAGGTCCTGGAGTTCATCGCGTCCCGGATCTCGCGCAACATCCGCGAGCTGGAGGGGGCGCTGATCCGGGTGACGGCGTTCGCGTCGCTCAACCGGCAGCCGGTGGACCTCGGTCTGACCGAGATCGTCCTCAAGGACCTGATCCCCGGCGGCGAGGACTCGGCCCCGGAGATCACGGCGACCGCGATCATGGCGGCGACCGCCGACTACTTCGGGCTCACGGTGGACGACCTGTGCGGTTCCTCGCGCAGCCGCGTCCTGGTGACGGCGCGCCAGATCGCCATGTACCTGTGCCGTGAACTGACCGATCTGTCGCTGCCGAAGATCGGGGCGCAGTTCGGCGGCCGCGACCACACGACCGTGATGCACGCGGACCGCAAGATCCGTGCGCTGATGGCGGAGCGCCGCTCCATCTACAACCAGGTCACCGAGCTCACGAACCGCATCAAGAACGGCTGA